Part of the Streptomyces sp. FXJ1.172 genome, TCGCTGGGCCAGGCACCGGTCCACCTCGGCGCGCTCGGCTACAGCGGACTCACGGCCTACGTCGGCCTGCTCGACATCGGCCGTCCCGCGCCCGGCCGAACGGTGGTCGTCTCCGCGGCGGCCGGCTCCGTCGGGGCGCTGGCCGGGCAGATCGCCAGGATCAAGGGGTGCCGCGCGATCGGCATCGCCGGAGGTCCCGACAAGTGCCGCTTCCTGGTGGAGGAACTCGGCTTCGACGGCGCCGTCGACTACAAGGCCGGGAACGTGCGGGCACAGGTGAGGGACCTCGCGCCGGACGGCGTGGACGTCTTCTTCGACAACGTCGGCGGCGAGATCCTCGACGACGTGCTCACCACGCTCGCCCACGGGGCCCGGGTCGTGATCAGCGGAGCCGTGTCGCAGTACAACTCCGCCCAGGGCGTGCGGGGCCCGTCGAACTACATGCAACTGCTGGTCAAGCGGGCCTCCATGACCGGCTTCGTCATCTTCGACCACGCGGCGCGCTATGCCGAGGCACGGGCCGAGCTGGCCGACTGGCTGCGCTCCGGGCAGCTGAAGGAGCGCACCCATGTGATCTCCGGCGGCGTCGAGCGGTTCCCGCAGGCGCTGCTCGGGCTCTTCGCGGGCGAGAACACGGGCAAAGCGGTGCTGGCACTGTGAGGCGGCCGGCGCCGACGGCGGCGAGCCCGGCGAGCTGCTCCCGGCGCGGCCCGCGCCTCTCCCCACGCAGTGGACGTACGGGGGACGGCAGTTCGCGCTGCCGGCCCCTCAGGGTGTGAGCGTCGTGCACCGGTGGTCCCGGCGGGCCGGGGGCCGGGGGCAGGTCATGCGGCCTGCAGGGGCACCGCGAAGGACTTGCGCAGGGACGGGGGAGCGGCGACCGGCAGCAGTGCGGCGAGCATCTTGCCCTTGAGCGTGCTCGGCTGCCGCGTCAGCTCCACGTCGACCCGGGTGCCGTCGCCCTCGGGAGTCATCCGGAAGACCCAACCGCCGCCCGCCCCGAAGAGCTTGGAGTCGAGCGTGGTGATGGTGACCGTGTCACCGTCCGGCTCCCACTCGTAGCGCGCGCGCTCCCAGGCGGCGGCGGTGCCCTCGGTGACCTCGGCCCAGGTGTCGCCGAGTTCGTGGACCTGGAAGTGTTCGGCGTCGATGGTGGGCCAGGCATCGGCGCGCGAGGGGCCGAAGTCGGTCAGCACCCCCAGCACGTCCTTCGGGCCGAGCGTGGAGACGAGATGGAACCGTACGACTGCCATGGGGGCTTCCTCACCAAAGAGTAACTGTCTTGACCGGTGACGAGAGGGTTCCATGAACGGTCGTAACCCGTCAAGCCGGTTACTTCGAGGGTGTCAACCCCGGTTCTCGGCCTGGAACATCCAGCTCTGCTTCTCCAGGTCGGCGGCCAGGCCGATCAGCAGGTCCTGCGTCACCGCGTCGGCCGGGCCGGTGCTCTCGATGCGTTCCCGCACCCGTTCGATGACGGCGGAGAACGTCTGTACCAGCGCCTCGACGGCATCGACGTCCTTCGTCCAGCCCGCGGGGAAGTCGGGGACACCGCTGGTCGCGGCGACGGTGGCGGCCCGCCCGTCCGGGCTGACTCCCAGCGCCGCGGCGCGTTCCGCCACCGTGTCGGCGTACTCGCGCGCGGTGGTGACCACCTCGTCGAGCTGGAGGTGGATGGAGCGGAAGCGTGGCCCGTACAGGGTCCAATGGGCCTGCTTGGCCACCAGGGACAGGTCGAGCAGGTCGACCAGCGTCCCCTGCAGGGCGCTCCCCGCGATCACGCGCTCCTTGTCCGGCAGCGGGCTGTTGATGACCGTCATGGGTATGCGGTTCCTTTCCGGATCGTCGCCAGTGCCCTCATTGTCGGAGCCGTCGGAGCGTTTCGGATCAGTCGTTTGACTGTCGCTCGCAGAGGTCTGGAAGTGGATGACCGAAAGGCGTGAGGCCTCGGTCCAGAACCCGCAGCGCCCCGGCGACGGCGGATTCCAGGAACGCCCGGTCGGTGTGTGCCTGGCCCATGACATGTATGCCCTGGATGAACGTGGTGAGGAAACGGGCCGCCTCCACCGGGCTGAACTCGTCCTCCAGCTCTCCCCGGGTCCGGGCGCGGCGCAGTGCCTCGGTCAGCACGGACTCCATGGCGGTCATGGTCACACGTACCTGCTCCACCGTGCTGTCGTGAGCCGCGCGTTCGGTGGCCGCGCCGACCAGGAGGCAGCCCCGCTCGGGGTCCGCCACATCGGCCGTGACCATCGTGAGCAGTAACTGCCGAAGGACCGTGCGGATGTCGGAGCCGGCCCGGAGGTCTCGGTCGAGATCCGCGAGCAGATCGTCGCAGTAGCGTTTCAAAGCCTGGGCGTACAGTCCGTCCTTCGAACCGAAGGCCGCGTACAGGCTGCCGCTGCCGATTCCCAGAAGTGTCGTCAGTCGTGGCATCGGCGTGGCATGGTAGCCCCGCCTTCGGAACAGGCCGATGGCCCGCTCCACCGCCACGTCCGTGTCGAATGCGCGAGGGCGCGCCACACCGAGATCCTTTCCTGTGAGGTGGACCATGAGCAGGTGGTTCCGGTTCGATATGGCCCGGGGGCGTGTTCGGCCCGGTGCCATGCGGTTAGCCTCAACCACATTGACGGCAACGGCCCGAGGACAAACATGCAGCATCTGAACCTCCCACTGGAGCCCGCCCACGCGCCGCGGCACGCCGCTGCCATCGTCGCGACCGCAGCCGATATCAGCGATGCCGACCTGGATTACAGCCCCGAGAGCATCGTTGTGGTGGAGGACATCGTCGACGGTTTCCGGGCCGAGGGCGTCTCGGACGACGACATGGCCGACTCCCTGATCGGGTTCGGCTGTTACGTCGGCGAGGTCCTCACCCGCCATGCCGGTGGAGCCTGGCGGCGCGCTTCGGCCGATCACCCGACGACCGTGCCCTTGGTCGTGGAGCTGCCCGGCGCACGCGAGTGCGACCCGATCGACTGGGTCTTCTGCCGCCTCAGATTCGGGGCCGACATCAGCATCCGTGACCTCTGCGCAGCGGTCGGTGCGGGAGACGAGTCCGCGGACGGGCACATGTCCGGGTGAAAACGCACATGCATGGCGAAAACGTATGCCTGGCACGGGTGCGCACCCGCACGCGGAAGGCCGCCCCGGAGGTGGCGGTCCGTCCTCAGGCCGCCTGATGGTCCCTCAGCACCTCGGTGAGCTGCGCCCGTGACGTCACACCGAGCCGGGGAAAGACGCGGTAGAGGCACACCACGACGGTCCGCGGCGAGAGATCGAGCAGTTCGCCGATCTCGCGGTTGGACAGTCCGCGGCCGGCCAGTTCGGCGATCCGCAGTTCCCGGGCGGTGAGCGGGCCCCTGGCCGCTGCCGGCCCGAGCGCGCCCGGTGCGGTGCGGGAGAGTGTGGCTTGTGCGTTCATCGATGCCCCCTGTTCTGCGGCGAACGGTTCCCCGGTCCCAGGGAGCGCTCTGCCGCCTGCTCCCATCCCACCGCGGCGGCGCCCGCGGATCCAGGCAGTTCGCATGCAGTTTGCCCCTGGCGGGCCGGGCGAGCGGGTACGTCACCGCTTGCCGGTCTCGCCCAGCGCCTTCGCCCCCTCCGTCTCTGCCGCCCTGGCTCGCATCTGCTCGGCGCGCGGATCGCCGATCGTGGTCAGCAGTTCGGCCGCTCGCGCCCAGCTCGCCCGCGCCTGCGCGCCGTCCCCGTGTTCCAGATGAGCCGACGCCATGTGGTCCAGCACCTCGGCCTGGTTGTAGGCGTCGAGTACCTCCTCGTACAGCCGCAGCGACCGCTGGTAGTCCGCGATGGCCGCGTCCAGCTCGCCCAGGCGTTGCCGGGCGTGGCCGATGCTGTCCCAGGTCGCGGCTTCACTGCGGCGGTTGCCGGTCTCCCGCAGTATGGGGATCGCCTCCTCGCACATGGCGATCGCCTGCCGGTGATCGCCGAGCAGGGTCAGGTACCAGCCGACGGCGTTGAGTTCGCGTGCGGCGGCCCCGCGGTTCCCGAGCCTCCGGTAGAGCGTCAGGGCGCGTCTGGCGTGGTGCAGGGCTTCGGTGTGGCGCCCCTGACGACCACGCACCCAGCCGATGCTGCGTTCGGTGGCGGCCTGTTGCGCCGGGTCCAGCCGGGGCAACTGCGCGAGCATCAGCCCGACCTGCGCCTCCGCCTCGTCGATCTGGCCCGACTCCGCCAGCGCGCGGGCCAAGGCCGCGCAGTTGCTCGCGATGGCGGTCGGATCGTCCAGCACGAGGGCCGCCTCCAGACCGATCTGCTTGGCCGCGATCTCGTCGGCCCAGCGGCCCATCACCGAGTAGTAACTCACCCAGTCCGCGGTGAGGTTCATGCGGTAGCGCAGCAGCCGCGGATCGTCCAGTGCGTGCAGGGCGGCCGTGACGGTCGCCTCCTCGCGACGGAACCACTCCAGCGCTTCCTCGCGGCTGTCGACCGCGACGCGTATCACGCCGGCGGTCAGGGAGCCGGGTGCCTCCGGCCCGGGGTGTGAGTCGAGGACGCGACCGGCGGCGGACGCGTTGTGGCGCAGGTAGTCCATCAGGCGTCTCTCGGCGCCGAACCGGTCGTCCCCCTCCTGCTCCACGAGTTCGGTGCCGTAGGCCCGTACCAGGTCGTGCAGCACGTACCGGCCGTCGGCGTCCCGCGACAGCAGGTTCGCCGAGGTCAGCGCCCGCAGCTCCCGCCGGGCCGCGGCCAGCTCGGCTCCGGCGAGCGAGGCGGCGGCCTCCGCCGACACCGACGGCCCCGGGCTGAGGGCAAGATGCCGGAAGAACCGTGCTGTCGCGGGCGTCAGGGCCCGGTACGACCACGAGAACACGGCACGGACATCGACGTGCCGGTCATCGGCGGACAGGGCGTCCAGCCGTGGCCGGGCCTCGCGCAGTTCGCGTACCCCCAGCCCGAGCGGGACGTCCGGGGACGCGCTCAGCTGCGCACCGACGATCGCGACCGCCAGCGGCAGAAACCCGCACAGCTCCACCAGCTCGGCGGCGGCCTCGGGCTCCGCCCGGCACCGTTCCTCGCCGATCCGTGCGGCCAAGCCCGCCAGAGCCTCCTGCCGGGTCCACACGTCCAGGGTCACCAGACTGGCGCCCTCGGCCACGGCCAGGCCCGACAGCCGGCTGCGGGAGGTGATGATGGCCAGGCACTCGGCCGAAGCCGGCAGCAGCGGCCTGACCTGTTCCTCGCTCCGCGCGTTGTCGAGGACGACGATCAGCCGGCGGGAGGCTGTGTGCGTGCGGAACAGAGCGCTGCGCTCAGCGGTGTCGCGCGGCACGTCGCCGCTGGGCACCCCGAGCGCGCGGAGGAACCCGCCGAGGGCCTCGCCGGGGTCGAGGGGCCGGCCGGTGTCCTCGAAGCCGCGCAGGTTGACATAGAGCTGGCCGTCCGGGAAACGGCCCGCCACCTGGTGCGCCCAGTGCACCGCGAGCGTCGTCTTGCCCACCCCCGCCATGCCCCCGATCGCGGAGACGACGACCGGCCCGCCCCGGCCGGCGACCTGGGAGGTGAGGCGGTGGGCGGACGCCAGCGCCTCCGCTCGGCCGCGGAACGCCGCGAGTGCGGGCGGCAGCTGCCTCGGCACCTGCCCGGGTGCCTGCCGCGGTGCCCGGCCCGTGCGACGCATCGTCGCCTCCACGAACCGGCGCCGCTCGTCCTCGCCCAGCTCCAGGGCGTTCATCAACTCGGTGAGCGTCGCCTGGCGCGGCAGGCTCTGCCCACGCTCCATGTCGCTGATGGCCCGGACGCTGACCCCGGACGCCTCGGCGAGACCCTCCAGCGTCAGCAGTGAACGCCGCCGCGCCTCACGCAACAGCCGGCCGAACGCCGTCCTGTCCATCCCCACCCCCCGGGCCATGTTCCGATTGCCCCTGCAGGCGGGCCCGCTGCCGCAGGACGCAGCGAACGTACCAGTTCTGGAATGGCCATTAAAGCAAGGGGTCTCACACCTGTCCGGAGCACGCTCCGTCGCCATCCCAGTCGTGTGACTGATACCGGCACGGG contains:
- a CDS encoding NADP-dependent oxidoreductase, yielding MTRTNAQYRLAARPVGLPAASDFEYVEESAPQPGEGEFLVRVDYLSLDPAMRSWMNEGRSYVPPVGLGEVMRAAGIGHVVESRHPAHPVGEVVSGLFGVQRYAVSDGADVAPVDLSLGQAPVHLGALGYSGLTAYVGLLDIGRPAPGRTVVVSAAAGSVGALAGQIARIKGCRAIGIAGGPDKCRFLVEELGFDGAVDYKAGNVRAQVRDLAPDGVDVFFDNVGGEILDDVLTTLAHGARVVISGAVSQYNSAQGVRGPSNYMQLLVKRASMTGFVIFDHAARYAEARAELADWLRSGQLKERTHVISGGVERFPQALLGLFAGENTGKAVLAL
- a CDS encoding Dps family protein, producing the protein MTVINSPLPDKERVIAGSALQGTLVDLLDLSLVAKQAHWTLYGPRFRSIHLQLDEVVTTAREYADTVAERAAALGVSPDGRAATVAATSGVPDFPAGWTKDVDAVEALVQTFSAVIERVRERIESTGPADAVTQDLLIGLAADLEKQSWMFQAENRG
- a CDS encoding TetR/AcrR family transcriptional regulator; translation: MPRLTTLLGIGSGSLYAAFGSKDGLYAQALKRYCDDLLADLDRDLRAGSDIRTVLRQLLLTMVTADVADPERGCLLVGAATERAAHDSTVEQVRVTMTAMESVLTEALRRARTRGELEDEFSPVEAARFLTTFIQGIHVMGQAHTDRAFLESAVAGALRVLDRGLTPFGHPLPDLCERQSND
- a CDS encoding helix-turn-helix domain-containing protein, coding for MNAQATLSRTAPGALGPAAARGPLTARELRIAELAGRGLSNREIGELLDLSPRTVVVCLYRVFPRLGVTSRAQLTEVLRDHQAA
- a CDS encoding ATP-binding protein, yielding MDRTAFGRLLREARRRSLLTLEGLAEASGVSVRAISDMERGQSLPRQATLTELMNALELGEDERRRFVEATMRRTGRAPRQAPGQVPRQLPPALAAFRGRAEALASAHRLTSQVAGRGGPVVVSAIGGMAGVGKTTLAVHWAHQVAGRFPDGQLYVNLRGFEDTGRPLDPGEALGGFLRALGVPSGDVPRDTAERSALFRTHTASRRLIVVLDNARSEEQVRPLLPASAECLAIITSRSRLSGLAVAEGASLVTLDVWTRQEALAGLAARIGEERCRAEPEAAAELVELCGFLPLAVAIVGAQLSASPDVPLGLGVRELREARPRLDALSADDRHVDVRAVFSWSYRALTPATARFFRHLALSPGPSVSAEAAASLAGAELAAARRELRALTSANLLSRDADGRYVLHDLVRAYGTELVEQEGDDRFGAERRLMDYLRHNASAAGRVLDSHPGPEAPGSLTAGVIRVAVDSREEALEWFRREEATVTAALHALDDPRLLRYRMNLTADWVSYYSVMGRWADEIAAKQIGLEAALVLDDPTAIASNCAALARALAESGQIDEAEAQVGLMLAQLPRLDPAQQAATERSIGWVRGRQGRHTEALHHARRALTLYRRLGNRGAAARELNAVGWYLTLLGDHRQAIAMCEEAIPILRETGNRRSEAATWDSIGHARQRLGELDAAIADYQRSLRLYEEVLDAYNQAEVLDHMASAHLEHGDGAQARASWARAAELLTTIGDPRAEQMRARAAETEGAKALGETGKR